Proteins from one Microbispora sp. ZYX-F-249 genomic window:
- a CDS encoding TetR/AcrR family transcriptional regulator codes for MPRISAATVADHRANQHAALLEAAREILAAEGVHALTPAAVGARIGLARSSVYRYFASTADILAQLVEDALPRWSARLRAAIAPAATPDGSLPARIRAYGRAALEFVGSPDYALIPALQSIGLPGECRVRVDELHGELIAPLADALREAGADHPALRAELAWGVLRAGARRLMPDVAGHGPAVTADADEVVEITLDVLTRALR; via the coding sequence ATGCCGAGGATCAGCGCGGCGACCGTCGCGGATCACCGGGCCAACCAGCACGCCGCCCTGCTGGAGGCGGCGCGGGAGATCCTGGCCGCCGAGGGCGTGCACGCGCTCACCCCGGCGGCCGTCGGCGCCCGGATCGGCCTGGCCCGCTCCAGCGTCTACCGCTACTTCGCCTCCACCGCCGACATCCTGGCGCAGCTCGTGGAGGACGCCCTCCCCCGCTGGTCGGCCCGGCTGCGTGCCGCCATCGCGCCCGCCGCCACGCCGGACGGCTCGCTGCCCGCCCGGATCCGCGCGTACGGCAGGGCCGCGCTGGAGTTCGTCGGCAGCCCCGACTACGCGCTGATCCCGGCGCTGCAGTCGATCGGGCTGCCGGGCGAGTGCCGGGTCCGGGTGGACGAGCTGCACGGCGAGCTGATCGCGCCGCTCGCCGACGCGCTGCGCGAGGCCGGGGCCGACCACCCCGCGCTGCGGGCCGAGCTGGCCTGGGGCGTGCTGCGGGCGGGGGCCCGTCGCCTGATGCCGGACGTCGCGGGGCACGGCCCGGCGGTGACGGCGGACGCGGACGAGGTCGTCGAGATCACCCTCGACGTGCTCACCCGCGCCCTGCGGTAG
- a CDS encoding cysteine hydrolase family protein — MTTLADRPNTALLVIDVQNGVVAGAPNRDTVIANIDTLVAKARAEDVPVIWVQHSDDHDLQRDSENWQYVPELVRRDAEPLVHKRYGDSFEDTELEALLAERGVGRLVVTGAQTDACIRSTLHGAFVRGYDVTLVGDAHTTEDLTAYGAPAPEQVIAHTNLYWQWQSAPGRRGGTVGTAEVTFGS; from the coding sequence ATGACGACTCTTGCCGACCGGCCGAACACCGCGCTGCTGGTCATCGACGTGCAGAACGGCGTGGTGGCGGGCGCTCCCAACCGCGACACGGTGATCGCGAACATCGACACCCTGGTCGCCAAGGCGCGTGCGGAGGACGTGCCGGTGATCTGGGTGCAGCACTCCGACGACCACGATCTCCAGCGGGACAGCGAGAACTGGCAGTACGTGCCGGAGCTGGTCCGCCGCGACGCGGAGCCGCTCGTCCACAAGAGGTACGGCGACTCGTTCGAGGACACCGAGCTGGAGGCCCTGCTCGCCGAGCGCGGTGTGGGCCGGCTCGTCGTCACGGGCGCGCAGACCGACGCGTGCATCCGCTCGACCCTCCACGGGGCCTTCGTCCGCGGATACGACGTGACGCTGGTCGGCGACGCGCACACCACCGAGGACCTCACGGCCTACGGCGCGCCCGCCCCGGAGCAGGTGATCGCGCACACCAACCTCTACTGGCAGTGGCAGAGCGCCCCCGGCCGCCGCGGCGGAACCGTCGGCACGGCGGAGGTGACCTTCGGGAGCTGA
- a CDS encoding RrF2 family transcriptional regulator, producing the protein MRLTKFTDLALRVTMRLAVLEPGASLTTRQVAEAMAIPYNHTAKAIARLQHLGVVEARRGRGGGLELTGFGRTASIGWLVRELEGEEEVVTCEGETPCPLRAACSLRAALRSAQQAFYASLDPITVDQLVSSSSRPVLLTLT; encoded by the coding sequence GTGCGGTTGACGAAGTTCACGGACCTGGCCCTGCGCGTCACGATGCGCCTGGCGGTCCTGGAGCCCGGGGCGTCGCTCACCACCCGCCAGGTGGCCGAGGCGATGGCGATCCCCTACAACCACACGGCCAAGGCCATCGCCCGCCTGCAGCACCTCGGCGTCGTGGAGGCCCGCCGGGGCCGTGGGGGAGGCCTGGAGCTGACCGGGTTCGGCCGTACCGCGTCGATCGGCTGGCTGGTCCGCGAACTGGAGGGAGAGGAGGAGGTCGTCACCTGCGAGGGGGAGACCCCCTGCCCGCTGCGTGCCGCCTGCAGTTTGCGCGCCGCGCTGCGCTCGGCACAGCAGGCCTTCTACGCCTCCCTCGATCCGATCACCGTGGACCAACTGGTCTCCTCGTCGTCGAGACCGGTGCTGCTCACTCTCACCTGA
- a CDS encoding sensor histidine kinase, which translates to MWNWLSVPAALVAGAVVLRRLLHRLGVISGDLAEINVGNEYGQIVRRRDLTQVDQLVGNINVSLEMLDRERRFASTVAHEIRSPLAGIRVTVEEALAQPGEPGRRVLHEVLRGIDRLEALANDLLLIARSRSSQVRWERLDLCDLVRQEIADRSDPIPVQVECVPGVPVEVVRSQLCEILTNLLDNAQRHARHHVHVEVGRAGGVARLAVSDDGPGIPEQERERIFERLVRLKGSPAQDGSGTGLGLAITRELVGGHRGAVWVQDSGSGGACFVVELPLANSP; encoded by the coding sequence TTGTGGAACTGGCTCTCCGTGCCGGCCGCCCTGGTCGCCGGCGCGGTCGTGCTCCGTCGGCTGCTGCATCGTCTGGGCGTCATCTCCGGCGATCTCGCCGAGATCAACGTCGGGAACGAGTACGGCCAGATCGTTCGGCGGCGGGACCTGACGCAGGTGGACCAGCTGGTCGGCAACATCAACGTCAGCTTGGAGATGCTGGATCGCGAGCGCCGGTTCGCCTCCACCGTCGCGCACGAAATCCGCTCCCCGCTGGCCGGGATACGCGTCACGGTGGAGGAGGCGCTCGCCCAGCCGGGCGAGCCCGGTCGCCGTGTGCTTCACGAGGTGCTCCGCGGGATCGACCGGCTGGAGGCGCTGGCGAACGACCTGCTCCTGATCGCCCGCAGCCGCTCCTCACAGGTGCGATGGGAACGGCTCGATCTGTGCGATCTGGTCAGGCAGGAGATCGCCGACCGATCCGACCCCATCCCGGTTCAGGTGGAGTGCGTTCCCGGCGTGCCGGTCGAGGTCGTCCGCTCCCAGCTGTGCGAGATCCTGACCAACCTGCTGGACAACGCCCAGCGGCACGCAAGGCATCACGTCCACGTCGAAGTCGGCCGTGCGGGCGGCGTCGCGCGACTGGCGGTGTCGGATGACGGCCCCGGAATTCCGGAGCAGGAAAGGGAGCGGATATTTGAGCGGCTGGTCCGGCTCAAGGGTTCCCCGGCACAGGACGGCTCCGGCACGGGGCTCGGCCTCGCCATCACCCGGGAGCTCGTCGGAGGACACCGCGGAGCCGTGTGGGTGCAGGACTCCGGCAGCGGCGGCGCGTGTTTCGTCGTCGAGCTGCCCCTCGCGAACTCCCCGTGA
- a CDS encoding inositol monophosphatase family protein encodes MPVTDEELALTAAQAGAAVVRAMWGTSLTRVAKSAGDFATAADIEAEKAILDVIRTARPDDAVTGEESGRTGRDGAERMWLVDPLCGTLNYAARSMLVAVNVALRVGSAVTAAACADPFAGEVFWTDGARAYVRRDGVDDRLTPSAESRLVDVNLDPPFPNAPAFQAARLLADRGFAERFRPRVVSTTLAVTWVAAGRRAAYVTDGHLRDSVHFAGGIALCRAAGCVVTGIYGEPLHTGAGGLVVAADRETHTALLEIIARDGR; translated from the coding sequence ATGCCGGTCACGGACGAGGAGCTGGCCCTTACGGCGGCGCAGGCCGGAGCCGCCGTCGTGCGTGCCATGTGGGGGACGTCGCTGACGCGCGTCGCGAAGTCCGCTGGCGACTTCGCCACCGCCGCGGACATCGAGGCGGAGAAGGCCATCCTCGACGTCATCCGCACGGCTCGTCCGGACGACGCCGTGACGGGGGAGGAGAGCGGACGCACCGGGCGGGACGGCGCGGAGCGCATGTGGCTGGTCGATCCTCTGTGCGGCACGCTGAACTACGCCGCGCGCAGCATGCTCGTCGCGGTGAACGTCGCCCTGCGGGTGGGATCCGCCGTCACGGCGGCGGCCTGTGCCGACCCGTTCGCCGGCGAGGTGTTCTGGACGGACGGCGCCCGCGCATACGTCCGCCGCGACGGTGTGGACGACCGGCTCACGCCGTCGGCCGAATCGCGGCTGGTGGACGTCAACCTCGATCCGCCGTTCCCGAACGCGCCGGCCTTCCAGGCCGCCCGCCTCCTCGCGGACCGGGGCTTCGCCGAGCGGTTCCGCCCCCGGGTCGTCTCCACCACCCTCGCGGTGACGTGGGTCGCCGCCGGTCGCCGCGCCGCCTACGTCACCGACGGGCATCTGCGCGACAGCGTGCACTTCGCGGGCGGGATCGCGCTGTGCCGGGCCGCCGGATGCGTGGTGACCGGCATTTACGGCGAGCCACTGCACACCGGTGCCGGCGGGCTCGTCGTGGCGGCCGACCGGGAGACGCACACCGCGTTGCTGGAGATCATCGCCCGCGACGGCAGGTGA
- a CDS encoding protein-L-isoaspartate O-methyltransferase family protein — MDVTAAACPEDLVRAVRGAGVRDERLLQAVRSTPRAGFVPAEHVAHAYEDVPIPIAHGQVTTQPSLSAMMIEGLELTGRERVLEVGSGLGYQTALLARLAAGVIGVDLWPDLVRAARRNLARQGIRNAEVLVGDGGQGVPDRAPYDAVIVSAAFPTVPAPLVEQLRLGGRLVQPIGTGGREEVVLFERTVIGLEPRQVLTLARFVRLHGRYGYPS; from the coding sequence GTGGACGTGACCGCAGCCGCCTGTCCCGAAGACCTCGTCCGGGCCGTCCGGGGGGCGGGCGTCCGTGACGAGCGCCTGCTCCAGGCCGTGCGCTCGACCCCGAGGGCCGGTTTCGTCCCCGCAGAACACGTCGCCCACGCGTACGAGGACGTGCCGATCCCCATCGCGCACGGGCAGGTGACCACCCAGCCCTCGCTGTCGGCGATGATGATCGAGGGACTGGAGCTCACCGGCCGGGAGCGCGTGCTGGAGGTCGGCAGCGGCCTCGGATACCAGACCGCGCTGCTCGCCCGTCTCGCCGCCGGCGTGATCGGCGTCGACCTGTGGCCCGACCTCGTGCGCGCGGCGCGGCGCAACCTCGCCCGGCAGGGCATCCGCAACGCGGAGGTGCTCGTCGGCGACGGCGGCCAGGGGGTGCCCGACCGCGCCCCCTACGACGCCGTCATCGTCTCGGCGGCCTTTCCCACGGTCCCCGCGCCGCTGGTCGAGCAGTTGCGGCTCGGCGGCCGCCTGGTGCAGCCGATCGGCACCGGCGGCAGGGAGGAGGTCGTGCTGTTCGAGCGCACGGTCATCGGCCTGGAACCCCGCCAGGTCCTCACGCTGGCCCGCTTCGTCCGCCTCCACGGCCGCTACGGCTACCCCTCCTGA
- a CDS encoding SAM-dependent methyltransferase has protein sequence MNKEQGPPGIDVTVPSVARIYDYLLGGKDNFAVDRAAAEKLIELTPNAREGVQTNRRFIRRAVTLMARAGIRQFLDIGAGLPTQENVHQVALGEAPDSRVVYVDNDPIVLAHGRALLADNARTIVVDGDLREPEAILADPRINEHIDFGKPVGLLMVAVLHFIPGTEDAERIVGTLRDRLAPGSAMAISHLSYGDLDEEKIREGRELYKGTSAGAVTPRTHAELLRFFDGFDLVEPGLVVTEEWRPEPDEPKLPRIPGVDGYAGVGLLR, from the coding sequence TCCTCGGCGGCAAGGACAACTTCGCCGTCGATCGAGCGGCGGCCGAGAAGCTCATCGAGCTGACCCCGAACGCGCGAGAGGGCGTGCAGACCAACAGGCGCTTCATTCGCCGTGCGGTGACCCTCATGGCCCGTGCGGGCATCCGCCAGTTCCTCGACATCGGCGCCGGGCTGCCGACGCAGGAGAACGTCCACCAGGTCGCGCTCGGCGAAGCCCCCGACTCGCGCGTCGTCTACGTCGACAACGACCCGATCGTGCTCGCCCACGGCCGGGCCCTGCTGGCCGACAACGCCCGGACGATCGTCGTGGACGGCGACCTGCGCGAGCCCGAGGCCATCCTGGCCGACCCCCGGATCAACGAGCACATCGATTTCGGCAAGCCGGTGGGCCTGCTCATGGTGGCCGTGCTGCACTTCATCCCCGGCACCGAGGACGCCGAGCGCATCGTCGGTACGCTGCGCGACCGGCTCGCCCCCGGGAGCGCGATGGCCATCAGCCACCTGTCGTACGGCGACCTCGACGAGGAGAAGATCCGCGAGGGACGCGAGCTGTACAAGGGCACCTCCGCCGGGGCGGTCACCCCGCGGACCCACGCGGAACTGCTGCGGTTCTTCGACGGCTTCGACCTGGTGGAGCCGGGTCTGGTCGTCACCGAGGAGTGGCGCCCCGAGCCCGACGAGCCGAAGCTGCCGAGGATTCCCGGGGTCGACGGCTACGCCGGCGTCGGCCTGCTGCGCTGA
- a CDS encoding SAM-dependent methyltransferase — protein sequence MDDFGHAPAGIDPSVPSVARMYDYYLGGKDNFPADREAAEKMLAIGRQMGNDGREIARENRGFLGRAVRHLARSGVTQFVDIGAGLPTQENVHQVAQRHAPGSRVVYVDNDPVVLVHARALLADNRDTMVMSGDLREPGAIFDDPAVRAHIDFARPFAVLLVSVLHFVTEDEAADRIVADIRERLVPGGHLVLSHIYKGDVREEVVEASKQVYSATPSGGLSGRSLARIGSYFDGLEIIEPGLVPVQAWRPDVPWDVPTDPGDSGIVGAVGRKP from the coding sequence ATGGACGACTTCGGACACGCACCGGCGGGCATCGATCCCTCCGTCCCCAGCGTCGCCCGGATGTACGACTACTACCTGGGCGGCAAGGACAACTTCCCGGCCGACCGGGAGGCCGCGGAGAAGATGCTCGCCATCGGCCGCCAGATGGGCAACGACGGACGGGAGATCGCCCGGGAGAACCGCGGCTTCCTCGGCCGGGCCGTACGGCACCTGGCCCGGTCGGGCGTCACGCAGTTCGTCGACATCGGCGCCGGACTGCCGACGCAGGAGAACGTCCACCAGGTCGCGCAGCGGCACGCCCCGGGATCACGGGTCGTGTACGTCGACAACGACCCCGTCGTCCTGGTCCACGCGCGGGCGCTGCTGGCCGACAACCGGGACACGATGGTCATGAGCGGCGACCTCCGCGAGCCCGGCGCGATCTTCGACGACCCGGCGGTGCGGGCCCACATCGACTTCGCCCGGCCGTTCGCCGTTCTCCTGGTGTCGGTGCTGCACTTCGTGACCGAGGACGAGGCGGCCGACCGCATCGTGGCGGACATACGCGAACGGCTGGTGCCGGGCGGCCATTTGGTGCTGTCGCACATCTACAAGGGCGACGTGCGGGAAGAGGTCGTCGAGGCGAGCAAGCAGGTCTACTCGGCCACCCCCTCCGGCGGGCTTTCGGGCAGGTCGCTGGCGCGGATCGGGTCCTACTTCGACGGCCTGGAGATCATCGAACCCGGCCTCGTCCCCGTGCAGGCGTGGCGGCCGGACGTCCCCTGGGACGTGCCGACGGACCCGGGCGACTCCGGCATCGTGGGCGCCGTCGGCCGCAAACCCTGA
- a CDS encoding fatty acyl-CoA synthetase: MSPASPDVALARRQSLADLLRRSARRHPGRLAVADAARSRTYAGLDEDVTRVAGALAARGVRPGDRVAVLSRNSVDYVRTIFGVARAGAVLVPVNFMLGADEIAYVLSHSGAVALIAQDSLLPVARDAAKQADALRLRLVYGAAQDEGWEPFDALLAEDVAEPVVPIGPDDPAQILYTSGTESRPKGAVLSHAALIAQYASCVIDGGMTRDDVELHAMPLFHCAQQHCFLVPDIQLGASSHILPGADPAAVLEAIERHGVTKFFAPPTVWIALLRHPDFDRRDLSSLRKGYYGAAIMPVEVLREIGERLPDVRLWNFYGQTEMAPVAVMLQPEDQIRKAGSAGQAALNVETRVVDADGNDVAPGEIGEIVHRSPHAILGYLDDPEKTAEAFRGGWFHSGDLGVLDEEGYLTVVDRIKDMIKTGGENVASREVEEVVYEHPAVAEVAVVGVRHPSWIEAVVAIVVTKPGVTVTEEELRAHVRSRLAAFKVPKAVAFVDALPKNPSGKILKRELRDRHAALADRIPGTR; this comes from the coding sequence ATGTCCCCCGCGTCGCCGGATGTCGCCCTCGCCCGCCGTCAGTCGCTCGCGGACCTGCTCAGGCGCTCCGCCCGGCGCCACCCCGGCCGCCTGGCCGTGGCGGACGCGGCTCGATCGCGTACGTACGCGGGGCTCGACGAGGACGTGACGCGGGTCGCGGGCGCGCTGGCCGCGCGGGGTGTGCGCCCCGGGGACCGGGTGGCGGTGCTGTCGCGCAACAGCGTGGACTACGTGCGGACCATCTTCGGCGTGGCCCGCGCCGGGGCCGTCCTCGTGCCGGTGAACTTCATGCTCGGCGCCGACGAGATCGCCTACGTGCTGTCCCACTCCGGCGCGGTCGCGCTGATCGCCCAGGACTCCCTGCTGCCGGTGGCGCGGGACGCGGCCAAGCAGGCCGACGCGCTGCGGCTGCGCCTGGTGTACGGCGCGGCGCAGGACGAGGGCTGGGAGCCGTTCGACGCGCTGCTCGCCGAGGACGTGGCCGAGCCGGTCGTGCCCATCGGGCCGGACGACCCGGCGCAGATCCTCTACACCTCGGGTACGGAGTCACGCCCGAAGGGCGCCGTGCTGTCCCACGCCGCGCTGATCGCGCAGTACGCGAGCTGTGTCATCGACGGCGGCATGACCCGCGACGACGTGGAACTGCACGCGATGCCGCTGTTCCACTGCGCCCAGCAGCACTGTTTCCTGGTGCCGGACATCCAGCTGGGCGCCTCCAGCCACATCCTCCCCGGGGCCGACCCCGCCGCCGTCCTGGAGGCGATCGAGCGCCACGGCGTGACCAAGTTCTTCGCGCCGCCCACCGTGTGGATCGCGCTGCTGCGCCATCCCGACTTCGACCGGCGCGACCTTTCTTCGCTGCGCAAGGGCTACTACGGCGCGGCGATCATGCCGGTCGAGGTGCTGCGGGAGATCGGCGAGCGGCTGCCGGACGTGCGCCTGTGGAACTTCTACGGCCAGACGGAGATGGCGCCGGTCGCGGTGATGCTCCAGCCGGAGGACCAGATCCGCAAGGCGGGCTCGGCCGGCCAGGCCGCCCTGAACGTCGAGACCCGGGTCGTGGACGCCGACGGCAACGACGTCGCTCCCGGGGAGATCGGCGAGATCGTGCACCGCAGCCCGCACGCGATCCTCGGCTACCTGGACGACCCCGAGAAGACCGCCGAGGCGTTCCGCGGCGGCTGGTTCCACTCGGGCGACCTCGGGGTGTTGGACGAGGAGGGCTATCTGACGGTCGTCGACCGGATCAAGGACATGATCAAGACCGGTGGGGAGAACGTCGCCAGCCGTGAGGTCGAGGAGGTCGTCTACGAGCACCCGGCGGTCGCGGAGGTGGCCGTCGTCGGGGTCCGCCACCCGAGCTGGATCGAGGCCGTCGTCGCGATCGTGGTGACCAAGCCGGGCGTGACCGTCACCGAGGAGGAGCTGCGGGCCCACGTCCGGTCGCGGCTGGCCGCATTCAAGGTGCCCAAGGCCGTCGCGTTCGTCGACGCGCTGCCGAAGAACCCGAGCGGCAAGATCCTCAAGCGCGAGCTCCGCGACCGCCACGCCGCCCTCGCCGACCGCATCCCCGGCACCCGCTGA
- a CDS encoding aldo/keto reductase, whose translation MRTRRIGDVQVGAIGLGGMPMSIEGRPDEQRSIATIHAALDAGVTLIDTADAYHLHADEVGHNELLIAKALASYGGDTSDVLVATKGGHLRPGDGSWTLNGSPDYLKQACDASLKRLGVDAIGLYQFHRPDPRVPYEESVGAIRDLLDAGKIRYAGISNANPEQIRQANDILGGRLVGVQNQFSPAFRSSEPELELCAELGIAFLPWSPLGGISRAGELGSRFAPFAEVARAHNVSPQQVCLAWMLAKAPVVIPIPGSSRPETILDSVRAADLELSPEELSRLDAAG comes from the coding sequence ATGCGGACTCGCCGCATCGGCGACGTGCAGGTCGGCGCGATCGGTCTCGGGGGCATGCCGATGTCCATCGAGGGGCGTCCCGACGAGCAGCGCTCCATCGCGACCATCCACGCGGCGCTGGACGCCGGGGTGACGCTGATCGACACGGCCGACGCCTATCACCTGCACGCGGACGAGGTGGGCCACAACGAGCTGCTGATCGCCAAGGCTCTGGCGAGCTATGGCGGGGACACCTCGGACGTGCTGGTCGCCACCAAGGGAGGGCACCTGCGCCCGGGTGACGGCTCGTGGACGCTCAACGGCTCGCCCGACTATCTCAAGCAGGCCTGCGACGCCTCGCTCAAACGGCTGGGCGTCGACGCGATCGGCCTCTACCAGTTCCACCGGCCCGACCCGCGGGTGCCGTACGAGGAGTCGGTCGGCGCGATCCGCGACCTGCTGGACGCGGGCAAGATCCGCTACGCCGGCATCTCCAACGCGAACCCCGAGCAGATCCGACAGGCGAACGACATCCTCGGCGGCCGTCTGGTCGGCGTGCAGAACCAGTTCTCCCCGGCCTTCCGGTCCAGCGAGCCGGAGCTGGAGCTGTGCGCGGAGCTGGGCATCGCGTTCCTGCCCTGGAGCCCGCTCGGCGGCATCTCCCGTGCGGGTGAGCTGGGCTCGCGCTTCGCGCCGTTCGCCGAGGTGGCGCGGGCCCACAACGTGAGCCCGCAGCAGGTGTGCCTGGCCTGGATGCTGGCCAAGGCGCCGGTGGTGATCCCGATCCCCGGCTCGTCGCGGCCGGAGACGATCCTCGACTCGGTCAGGGCGGCGGACCTGGAGCTGTCGCCCGAGGAGCTCTCCCGGCTCGACGCCGCGGGCTGA
- a CDS encoding VOC family protein, translating into MTPRLTLTAAVLNAPDARELALFYQRLLGWPIDDDEPGWVTLRPPGGGTGLSFQTEKLYERPVWPAEPGEQQMMLHLDIEVDDLDTAGAHAAEAGATLADHQPQDDVRVYLDPAGHPFCLWIRTG; encoded by the coding sequence ATGACCCCACGCCTGACCCTGACGGCGGCGGTGCTCAACGCACCCGACGCACGCGAACTCGCGCTCTTCTACCAGCGGCTGCTGGGCTGGCCGATCGACGACGACGAACCCGGATGGGTGACGTTGCGCCCGCCCGGCGGCGGGACGGGCCTGTCGTTCCAGACCGAGAAGCTCTACGAGCGGCCCGTATGGCCCGCGGAGCCCGGGGAGCAGCAGATGATGCTCCACCTGGACATCGAGGTGGACGACCTCGACACGGCCGGCGCCCACGCCGCCGAGGCGGGCGCGACCCTCGCCGACCACCAGCCGCAGGACGACGTGCGGGTCTACCTCGATCCGGCCGGCCACCCGTTCTGCCTGTGGATCAGGACGGGCTGA
- a CDS encoding globin domain-containing protein has product MLSPESATTVRATLPVIAGAIQDITARFYDTMFADNPELLRDLFNRGNQANGEQRVALAGSIAAFATALVERPGELPGTMLSRIANKHASLGVTEEQYAVVHKYLFGAIGEVLGDAVTPEVAQAWDEVYWLMAETLIGLERDLYREAGRGWTRATVVERRDEAPDVVSLLLRPDLPMSFRPGQYVSVQVTLPDGARQIRQYSLSNAPERGDWRITVKRVRGEGAPEGEVSAWLHEHVRPGAVLAVSAPFGDLTLPEGDGPLLLASAGIGVTPVLSMLDHLAVTGSDRRVVVVHADRSPDAHVHREELADLVAALPGATLHRWYEDLPAGPAGDPAVAAGLADLSAIDLPEGVVACLCGPLPFMRAVRAQLVERGVPASGIHYEVFGPDLWIAAA; this is encoded by the coding sequence ATGCTCTCCCCGGAGTCGGCCACGACCGTCCGCGCCACCCTGCCCGTGATCGCGGGCGCGATCCAGGACATCACCGCCCGTTTCTACGACACGATGTTCGCCGACAACCCCGAGCTGCTGCGGGACCTGTTCAACCGGGGAAACCAGGCCAACGGCGAGCAGCGCGTCGCGCTGGCCGGCTCGATCGCCGCGTTCGCGACCGCGCTGGTGGAGCGCCCGGGGGAGCTTCCCGGCACCATGCTCTCCAGGATCGCCAACAAGCACGCCTCCCTCGGCGTCACCGAGGAGCAGTACGCCGTCGTGCACAAGTACCTGTTCGGCGCCATCGGCGAAGTGCTGGGCGACGCCGTCACGCCCGAGGTCGCCCAGGCGTGGGACGAGGTCTACTGGCTCATGGCCGAGACGCTGATCGGCCTGGAGCGCGACCTCTACCGCGAGGCGGGCCGGGGCTGGACGCGGGCCACCGTGGTCGAGCGGCGCGACGAGGCGCCGGACGTGGTCTCCCTCCTCCTGCGCCCGGACCTGCCGATGTCCTTCCGGCCGGGCCAGTACGTCAGCGTCCAGGTCACACTGCCCGACGGGGCGCGGCAGATCCGGCAGTACAGCCTGTCGAACGCCCCGGAGCGCGGCGACTGGCGGATCACGGTGAAGCGGGTGCGCGGCGAGGGCGCCCCCGAGGGCGAGGTCTCCGCCTGGCTGCACGAGCATGTCCGGCCCGGTGCCGTGCTCGCGGTCTCCGCGCCGTTCGGCGACCTGACCCTGCCCGAGGGGGACGGCCCCCTGCTGCTCGCCTCGGCCGGGATCGGGGTCACCCCCGTGCTGTCGATGCTCGACCACCTCGCCGTCACCGGGTCGGACCGGCGGGTCGTGGTCGTGCACGCCGACCGCTCTCCGGACGCCCACGTTCACCGCGAGGAGCTCGCGGACCTGGTCGCGGCGCTGCCCGGCGCCACCCTGCACCGGTGGTACGAGGACCTGCCGGCCGGGCCCGCGGGCGACCCGGCGGTCGCGGCGGGGCTGGCCGACCTGTCGGCGATCGACCTGCCCGAGGGCGTCGTGGCCTGCCTGTGCGGGCCGCTGCCGTTCATGCGGGCGGTACGCGCGCAGTTGGTCGAGCGCGGCGTGCCCGCCTCCGGCATCCACTACGAGGTGTTCGGCCCCGACCTGTGGATCGCGGCCGCCTGA